In one Balaenoptera ricei isolate mBalRic1 chromosome 20, mBalRic1.hap2, whole genome shotgun sequence genomic region, the following are encoded:
- the STARD3 gene encoding stAR-related lipid transfer protein 3 isoform X1 yields the protein METVMCLPDSYSVPLRPGPLCLEVGAARMSKLSREPARDLERSLPAVASLGSSLSHSQSLSSRFLPPPREKRRAISDVRRTFCLFVTFDLLFISLLWIIELNTNTGIQKNLEQEIIHYSFKTSFFDIFVLAFFRFSGLLLGYAVLRLRHWWVIAVTTLVSSAFLIVKVILSELLSKGAFGYLLPIVSFVLAWLETWFLDFKVLPQEAEEERWYLAAQAAVARGPLLFSGALSEGQFYSPPESFAGSDNESDEEVVGKKGFSAQEREYILQGKEAMAVVDQILAQEENWKFEKNNWLHQLTFPPTVKEEYGDTVYTIEVPFHGKTFILKTFLPCPAELVYQEVILQPERMVLWNKTVTACQILQRVEDNTLISYDVSSGAAGGVVSPRDFVNVRRIERRRDRYLSSGIATTHCAKPPTHKYVRGENGPGGFIVLKSASNPGVCTFIWILNADLKGRLPRYLIHQSLAATMFEFAFHLRQRIGELGARA from the exons CCGTGCCGCTGAGGCCCGGCCCTCTCTGCCTGGAGGTGGGGGCCGCCAGGATGAGCAAGCTGTCCAGGGAGCCGGCCCGCGACCTGGAGCGCAGCCTGCCAGCCGTGGCCTCCCTCGGCTCGTCGCTGTCCCACAGCCAGAGCCTCTCCTCGCGTTTCCTCCCGCCGCCTCGCGAGAAGCGCCGGGCCATCTCCGACGTCCGCCGCACCTTCTGCCTCTTTGTCACCTTCGACCTGCTTTTCATCTCCCTGCTCTGGATCATTGAGCTGAAC ACCAACACAGGCATCCAGAAGAACCTGGAGCAGGAGATCATCCACTACAGCTTTAAAACTTCCTTCTTTGACATCTTT GTCCTGGCCTTCTTCCGCTTCTCCGGACTGCTCCTGGGCTATGCTGTGCTGCGGCTCCGGCACTGGTGGGTGATTGCG GTCACCACGCTGGTGTCCAGTGCATTCCTCATTGTCAAGGTCATCCTCTCTGAG cTGCTCAGCAAAGGGGCCTTCGGCTACTTGCTCCCTATCGTCTCCTTTGTCCTCGCCTGGTTGGAGACCTGGTTCCTTGACTTCAAAGTCCTACCCCAGGAGGCTGAGGAGGAGCGAT GGTATCTTGCTGCCCAGGCTGCTGTCGCCCGAGGACCCTTGCTCTTCTCCGGCGCCCTGTCCGAGGGCCAGTTCTATTCACCCCCAGAATCCTTTGCAG GGTCTGACAATGAATCAGATGAAGAAGTTGTTGGGAAGAAAGGCTTCTCTGCCCAG GAACGGGAGTACATCCTCCAGGGGAAGGAGGCTATGGCAGTGGTGGACCAGATCTTGGCCCAGGAGGAGAATTGGAAGTTTGAGAAGAATAAT tggctgcaccaacttacattcccaccaacagtgaaggag GAATATGGAGACACTGTGTACACCATCGAGGTTCCCTTTCATGGCAAGACCTTCATCCTGAAG AccttcctgccctgccccgcGGAGCTGGTGTACCAGGAGGTGATCCTGCAGCCCGAGAGGATGGTGCTGTGGAACAAGACGGTGACAGCCTGCCAG ATCCTGCAGCGAGTAGAAGACAACACCCTCATCTCCTACGATGTGTCTTCGGGGGCCGCGGGTGGTGTGGTCTCCCCCAG GGACTTCGTGAACGTCCGACGCATCGAGCGGCGCAGAGACCGGTACCTGTCATCGGGCATCGCCACCACCCACTGCGCCAAGCCCCCGACACACAAATATGTCAG GGGAGAGAATGGTCCTGGGGGCTTCATCGTGCTCAAGTCAGCCAGTAACCCTGGAGTCTGCACCTTCATCTGGATCCTTAATGCAGACCTCAAG GGCCGCCTGCCCCGgtacctcatccaccagagcctCGCAGCCACCATGTTTGAATTTGCCTTTCATCTGCGGCAGCGCATCGGAGAGCTGGGTGCACGGGCATGA
- the STARD3 gene encoding stAR-related lipid transfer protein 3 isoform X2, whose product METVMCLPDSYSVPLRPGPLCLEVGAARMSKLSREPARDLERSLPAVASLGSSLSHSQSLSSRFLPPPREKRRAISDVRRTFCLFVTFDLLFISLLWIIELNTNTGIQKNLEQEIIHYSFKTSFFDIFVLAFFRFSGLLLGYAVLRLRHWWVIAVTTLVSSAFLIVKVILSELLSKGAFGYLLPIVSFVLAWLETWFLDFKVLPQEAEEERWYLAAQAAVARGPLLFSGALSEGQFYSPPESFAGSDNESDEEVVGKKGFSAQEREYILQGKEAMAVVDQILAQEENWKFEKNNEYGDTVYTIEVPFHGKTFILKTFLPCPAELVYQEVILQPERMVLWNKTVTACQILQRVEDNTLISYDVSSGAAGGVVSPRDFVNVRRIERRRDRYLSSGIATTHCAKPPTHKYVRGENGPGGFIVLKSASNPGVCTFIWILNADLKGRLPRYLIHQSLAATMFEFAFHLRQRIGELGARA is encoded by the exons CCGTGCCGCTGAGGCCCGGCCCTCTCTGCCTGGAGGTGGGGGCCGCCAGGATGAGCAAGCTGTCCAGGGAGCCGGCCCGCGACCTGGAGCGCAGCCTGCCAGCCGTGGCCTCCCTCGGCTCGTCGCTGTCCCACAGCCAGAGCCTCTCCTCGCGTTTCCTCCCGCCGCCTCGCGAGAAGCGCCGGGCCATCTCCGACGTCCGCCGCACCTTCTGCCTCTTTGTCACCTTCGACCTGCTTTTCATCTCCCTGCTCTGGATCATTGAGCTGAAC ACCAACACAGGCATCCAGAAGAACCTGGAGCAGGAGATCATCCACTACAGCTTTAAAACTTCCTTCTTTGACATCTTT GTCCTGGCCTTCTTCCGCTTCTCCGGACTGCTCCTGGGCTATGCTGTGCTGCGGCTCCGGCACTGGTGGGTGATTGCG GTCACCACGCTGGTGTCCAGTGCATTCCTCATTGTCAAGGTCATCCTCTCTGAG cTGCTCAGCAAAGGGGCCTTCGGCTACTTGCTCCCTATCGTCTCCTTTGTCCTCGCCTGGTTGGAGACCTGGTTCCTTGACTTCAAAGTCCTACCCCAGGAGGCTGAGGAGGAGCGAT GGTATCTTGCTGCCCAGGCTGCTGTCGCCCGAGGACCCTTGCTCTTCTCCGGCGCCCTGTCCGAGGGCCAGTTCTATTCACCCCCAGAATCCTTTGCAG GGTCTGACAATGAATCAGATGAAGAAGTTGTTGGGAAGAAAGGCTTCTCTGCCCAG GAACGGGAGTACATCCTCCAGGGGAAGGAGGCTATGGCAGTGGTGGACCAGATCTTGGCCCAGGAGGAGAATTGGAAGTTTGAGAAGAATAAT GAATATGGAGACACTGTGTACACCATCGAGGTTCCCTTTCATGGCAAGACCTTCATCCTGAAG AccttcctgccctgccccgcGGAGCTGGTGTACCAGGAGGTGATCCTGCAGCCCGAGAGGATGGTGCTGTGGAACAAGACGGTGACAGCCTGCCAG ATCCTGCAGCGAGTAGAAGACAACACCCTCATCTCCTACGATGTGTCTTCGGGGGCCGCGGGTGGTGTGGTCTCCCCCAG GGACTTCGTGAACGTCCGACGCATCGAGCGGCGCAGAGACCGGTACCTGTCATCGGGCATCGCCACCACCCACTGCGCCAAGCCCCCGACACACAAATATGTCAG GGGAGAGAATGGTCCTGGGGGCTTCATCGTGCTCAAGTCAGCCAGTAACCCTGGAGTCTGCACCTTCATCTGGATCCTTAATGCAGACCTCAAG GGCCGCCTGCCCCGgtacctcatccaccagagcctCGCAGCCACCATGTTTGAATTTGCCTTTCATCTGCGGCAGCGCATCGGAGAGCTGGGTGCACGGGCATGA
- the STARD3 gene encoding stAR-related lipid transfer protein 3 isoform X4, which produces METVMCLPDSYSVPLRPGPLCLEVGAARMSKLSREPARDLERSLPAVASLGSSLSHSQSLSSRFLPPPREKRRAISDVRRTFCLFVTFDLLFISLLWIIELNTNTGIQKNLEQEIIHYSFKTSFFDIFVLAFFRFSGLLLGYAVLRLRHWWVIAVTTLVSSAFLIVKVILSELLSKGAFGYLLPIVSFVLAWLETWFLDFKVLPQEAEEERWYLAAQAAVARGPLLFSGALSEGQFYSPPESFAGSDNESDEEVVGKKGFSAQEREYILQGKEAMAVVDQILAQEENWKFEKNNWLHQLTFPPTVKEAPLCPPPCHPSVPATGIWRHCVHHRGSLSWQDLHPEDLPALPRGAGVPGGDPAAREDGAVEQDGDSLPDPAASRRQHPHLLRCVFGGRGWCGLPQGLRERPTHRAAQRPVPVIGHRHHPLRQAPDTQICQGREWSWGLHRAQVSQ; this is translated from the exons CCGTGCCGCTGAGGCCCGGCCCTCTCTGCCTGGAGGTGGGGGCCGCCAGGATGAGCAAGCTGTCCAGGGAGCCGGCCCGCGACCTGGAGCGCAGCCTGCCAGCCGTGGCCTCCCTCGGCTCGTCGCTGTCCCACAGCCAGAGCCTCTCCTCGCGTTTCCTCCCGCCGCCTCGCGAGAAGCGCCGGGCCATCTCCGACGTCCGCCGCACCTTCTGCCTCTTTGTCACCTTCGACCTGCTTTTCATCTCCCTGCTCTGGATCATTGAGCTGAAC ACCAACACAGGCATCCAGAAGAACCTGGAGCAGGAGATCATCCACTACAGCTTTAAAACTTCCTTCTTTGACATCTTT GTCCTGGCCTTCTTCCGCTTCTCCGGACTGCTCCTGGGCTATGCTGTGCTGCGGCTCCGGCACTGGTGGGTGATTGCG GTCACCACGCTGGTGTCCAGTGCATTCCTCATTGTCAAGGTCATCCTCTCTGAG cTGCTCAGCAAAGGGGCCTTCGGCTACTTGCTCCCTATCGTCTCCTTTGTCCTCGCCTGGTTGGAGACCTGGTTCCTTGACTTCAAAGTCCTACCCCAGGAGGCTGAGGAGGAGCGAT GGTATCTTGCTGCCCAGGCTGCTGTCGCCCGAGGACCCTTGCTCTTCTCCGGCGCCCTGTCCGAGGGCCAGTTCTATTCACCCCCAGAATCCTTTGCAG GGTCTGACAATGAATCAGATGAAGAAGTTGTTGGGAAGAAAGGCTTCTCTGCCCAG GAACGGGAGTACATCCTCCAGGGGAAGGAGGCTATGGCAGTGGTGGACCAGATCTTGGCCCAGGAGGAGAATTGGAAGTTTGAGAAGAATAAT tggctgcaccaacttacattcccaccaacagtgaaggag gctcccctctgcccacctccctgcCACCCTTCTGTCCCTGCCACAGGAATATGGAGACACTGTGTACACCATCGAGGTTCCCTTTCATGGCAAGACCTTCATCCTGAAG AccttcctgccctgccccgcGGAGCTGGTGTACCAGGAGGTGATCCTGCAGCCCGAGAGGATGGTGCTGTGGAACAAGACGGTGACAGCCTGCCAG ATCCTGCAGCGAGTAGAAGACAACACCCTCATCTCCTACGATGTGTCTTCGGGGGCCGCGGGTGGTGTGGTCTCCCCCAG GGACTTCGTGAACGTCCGACGCATCGAGCGGCGCAGAGACCGGTACCTGTCATCGGGCATCGCCACCACCCACTGCGCCAAGCCCCCGACACACAAATATGTCAG GGGAGAGAATGGTCCTGGGGGCTTCATCGTGCTCAAGTCAGCCAGTAA
- the STARD3 gene encoding stAR-related lipid transfer protein 3 isoform X5, translating to METVMCLPDSYSVPLRPGPLCLEVGAARMSKLSREPARDLERSLPAVASLGSSLSHSQSLSSRFLPPPREKRRAISDVRRTFCLFVTFDLLFISLLWIIELNTNTGIQKNLEQEIIHYSFKTSFFDIFVLAFFRFSGLLLGYAVLRLRHWWVIAVTTLVSSAFLIVKVILSELLSKGAFGYLLPIVSFVLAWLETWFLDFKVLPQEAEEERWYLAAQAAVARGPLLFSGALSEGQFYSPPESFAGSDNESDEEVVGKKGFSAQEREYILQGKEAMAVVDQILAQEENWKFEKNNAPLCPPPCHPSVPATGIWRHCVHHRGSLSWQDLHPEDLPALPRGAGVPGGDPAAREDGAVEQDGDSLPDPAASRRQHPHLLRCVFGGRGWCGLPQGLRERPTHRAAQRPVPVIGHRHHPLRQAPDTQICQGREWSWGLHRAQVSQ from the exons CCGTGCCGCTGAGGCCCGGCCCTCTCTGCCTGGAGGTGGGGGCCGCCAGGATGAGCAAGCTGTCCAGGGAGCCGGCCCGCGACCTGGAGCGCAGCCTGCCAGCCGTGGCCTCCCTCGGCTCGTCGCTGTCCCACAGCCAGAGCCTCTCCTCGCGTTTCCTCCCGCCGCCTCGCGAGAAGCGCCGGGCCATCTCCGACGTCCGCCGCACCTTCTGCCTCTTTGTCACCTTCGACCTGCTTTTCATCTCCCTGCTCTGGATCATTGAGCTGAAC ACCAACACAGGCATCCAGAAGAACCTGGAGCAGGAGATCATCCACTACAGCTTTAAAACTTCCTTCTTTGACATCTTT GTCCTGGCCTTCTTCCGCTTCTCCGGACTGCTCCTGGGCTATGCTGTGCTGCGGCTCCGGCACTGGTGGGTGATTGCG GTCACCACGCTGGTGTCCAGTGCATTCCTCATTGTCAAGGTCATCCTCTCTGAG cTGCTCAGCAAAGGGGCCTTCGGCTACTTGCTCCCTATCGTCTCCTTTGTCCTCGCCTGGTTGGAGACCTGGTTCCTTGACTTCAAAGTCCTACCCCAGGAGGCTGAGGAGGAGCGAT GGTATCTTGCTGCCCAGGCTGCTGTCGCCCGAGGACCCTTGCTCTTCTCCGGCGCCCTGTCCGAGGGCCAGTTCTATTCACCCCCAGAATCCTTTGCAG GGTCTGACAATGAATCAGATGAAGAAGTTGTTGGGAAGAAAGGCTTCTCTGCCCAG GAACGGGAGTACATCCTCCAGGGGAAGGAGGCTATGGCAGTGGTGGACCAGATCTTGGCCCAGGAGGAGAATTGGAAGTTTGAGAAGAATAAT gctcccctctgcccacctccctgcCACCCTTCTGTCCCTGCCACAGGAATATGGAGACACTGTGTACACCATCGAGGTTCCCTTTCATGGCAAGACCTTCATCCTGAAG AccttcctgccctgccccgcGGAGCTGGTGTACCAGGAGGTGATCCTGCAGCCCGAGAGGATGGTGCTGTGGAACAAGACGGTGACAGCCTGCCAG ATCCTGCAGCGAGTAGAAGACAACACCCTCATCTCCTACGATGTGTCTTCGGGGGCCGCGGGTGGTGTGGTCTCCCCCAG GGACTTCGTGAACGTCCGACGCATCGAGCGGCGCAGAGACCGGTACCTGTCATCGGGCATCGCCACCACCCACTGCGCCAAGCCCCCGACACACAAATATGTCAG GGGAGAGAATGGTCCTGGGGGCTTCATCGTGCTCAAGTCAGCCAGTAA
- the STARD3 gene encoding stAR-related lipid transfer protein 3 isoform X3 — protein MSKLSREPARDLERSLPAVASLGSSLSHSQSLSSRFLPPPREKRRAISDVRRTFCLFVTFDLLFISLLWIIELNTNTGIQKNLEQEIIHYSFKTSFFDIFVLAFFRFSGLLLGYAVLRLRHWWVIAVTTLVSSAFLIVKVILSELLSKGAFGYLLPIVSFVLAWLETWFLDFKVLPQEAEEERWYLAAQAAVARGPLLFSGALSEGQFYSPPESFAGSDNESDEEVVGKKGFSAQEREYILQGKEAMAVVDQILAQEENWKFEKNNWLHQLTFPPTVKEEYGDTVYTIEVPFHGKTFILKTFLPCPAELVYQEVILQPERMVLWNKTVTACQILQRVEDNTLISYDVSSGAAGGVVSPRDFVNVRRIERRRDRYLSSGIATTHCAKPPTHKYVRGENGPGGFIVLKSASNPGVCTFIWILNADLKGRLPRYLIHQSLAATMFEFAFHLRQRIGELGARA, from the exons ATGAGCAAGCTGTCCAGGGAGCCGGCCCGCGACCTGGAGCGCAGCCTGCCAGCCGTGGCCTCCCTCGGCTCGTCGCTGTCCCACAGCCAGAGCCTCTCCTCGCGTTTCCTCCCGCCGCCTCGCGAGAAGCGCCGGGCCATCTCCGACGTCCGCCGCACCTTCTGCCTCTTTGTCACCTTCGACCTGCTTTTCATCTCCCTGCTCTGGATCATTGAGCTGAAC ACCAACACAGGCATCCAGAAGAACCTGGAGCAGGAGATCATCCACTACAGCTTTAAAACTTCCTTCTTTGACATCTTT GTCCTGGCCTTCTTCCGCTTCTCCGGACTGCTCCTGGGCTATGCTGTGCTGCGGCTCCGGCACTGGTGGGTGATTGCG GTCACCACGCTGGTGTCCAGTGCATTCCTCATTGTCAAGGTCATCCTCTCTGAG cTGCTCAGCAAAGGGGCCTTCGGCTACTTGCTCCCTATCGTCTCCTTTGTCCTCGCCTGGTTGGAGACCTGGTTCCTTGACTTCAAAGTCCTACCCCAGGAGGCTGAGGAGGAGCGAT GGTATCTTGCTGCCCAGGCTGCTGTCGCCCGAGGACCCTTGCTCTTCTCCGGCGCCCTGTCCGAGGGCCAGTTCTATTCACCCCCAGAATCCTTTGCAG GGTCTGACAATGAATCAGATGAAGAAGTTGTTGGGAAGAAAGGCTTCTCTGCCCAG GAACGGGAGTACATCCTCCAGGGGAAGGAGGCTATGGCAGTGGTGGACCAGATCTTGGCCCAGGAGGAGAATTGGAAGTTTGAGAAGAATAAT tggctgcaccaacttacattcccaccaacagtgaaggag GAATATGGAGACACTGTGTACACCATCGAGGTTCCCTTTCATGGCAAGACCTTCATCCTGAAG AccttcctgccctgccccgcGGAGCTGGTGTACCAGGAGGTGATCCTGCAGCCCGAGAGGATGGTGCTGTGGAACAAGACGGTGACAGCCTGCCAG ATCCTGCAGCGAGTAGAAGACAACACCCTCATCTCCTACGATGTGTCTTCGGGGGCCGCGGGTGGTGTGGTCTCCCCCAG GGACTTCGTGAACGTCCGACGCATCGAGCGGCGCAGAGACCGGTACCTGTCATCGGGCATCGCCACCACCCACTGCGCCAAGCCCCCGACACACAAATATGTCAG GGGAGAGAATGGTCCTGGGGGCTTCATCGTGCTCAAGTCAGCCAGTAACCCTGGAGTCTGCACCTTCATCTGGATCCTTAATGCAGACCTCAAG GGCCGCCTGCCCCGgtacctcatccaccagagcctCGCAGCCACCATGTTTGAATTTGCCTTTCATCTGCGGCAGCGCATCGGAGAGCTGGGTGCACGGGCATGA
- the TCAP gene encoding telethonin, with product MATSELSCQVSEENCECREAFWAEWKDLTLSTRPEEGCSLHEEDAQWRETYHQQGQCQALVQRSPWLVMRMGILGRGLQEYQLPYQRMLPLPIFTPAKVGATKEERKDIPVQLRELLALEAALGGQCVDRQDVAEITKQLPPVVPVSKLGAQCRTLSRSMSQEAQRG from the exons ATGGCCACTTCAGAGCTGAGCTGCCAGGTGTCCGAGGAGAACTGTGAGTGCCGAGAGGCCTTCTGGGCTGAGTGGAAGGATCTGACACTGTCCACGCGGCCTGAGGAGGG tTGCTCCCTGCATGAGGAGGATGCCCAGTGGCGGGAGACCTACCACCAGCAGGGGCAGTGCCAGGCGCTGGTGCAGCGTTCCCCCTGGCTGGTGATGCGGATGGGCATCCTGGGCCGCGGGCTGCAGGAGTACCAGCTGCCCTACCAGCGGATGCTGCCGCTGCCCATCTTCACCCCTGCCAAGGTGGGCGCCACCAAGGAGGAGCGCAAGGACATCCCCGTCCAGCTGCGGGAGCTGCTGGCACTGGAAGCAGCCCTGGGTGGCCAGTGTGTGGACCGCCAGGACGTGGCCGAGATCACCAAGCAGCTGCCCCCTGTGGTGCCTGTCAGCAAGCTCGGCGCCCAGTGTCGCACTCTGTCTCGCTCCAtgtcccaggaagcacagagaggctga
- the PNMT gene encoding phenylethanolamine N-methyltransferase: MSGTDLSHAAGAAPDPDPGQAAVASAYQRFEPRAYLRNNYAPPRGDLSSPDGVGPWKLRCLAQTFATGEVSGRTLIDIGSGPTIYQLLSACAHFDDITMTDFLEVNRQELGLWLRDEPGAFDWSVYSRHVCLIEGKGESCQEKECQLRARVKRILPIDVHQPQPLGAGSLAPLPADALVSAFCLEAVSPDLASFQRALDHITTLLRPGGHLLLIGALEESWYLAGEARLAVVPVREEEVREALVRSSYEVRDLRTYIMPSHLRTGVDDVKGIFFAWARKKVGV, from the exons ATGAGCGGGACGGACCTGAGTCACGCTGCGGGCGCGGCCCCCGACCCAGACCCGGGCCAGGCGGCAGTCGCCTCGGCCTACCAGCGCTTCGAGCCCCGCGCCTACCTCCGCAACAACTATGCGCCCCCTCGGGGGGACCTGAGCAGCCCCGACGGCGTCGGGCCTTGGAAGCTGCGCTGCTTGGCGCAGACCTTCGCCACCG GTGAGGTGTCTGGACGCACCCTCATTGACATTGGTTCAGGCCCCACTATATACCAGCTGCTCAGCGCCTGCGCCCACTTCGACGACATCACCATGACAGATTTCTTGGAGGTGAACCGCCAGGAGCTGGGGCTCTGGCTGCGAGACGAGCCTGGGGCCTTCGACTGGAGCGTGTACAGCCGGCATGTCTGTCTCATCGAGGGCAAGGG TGAATCCTGCCAAGAGAAGGAGTGCCAGCTGCGAGCCAGGGTGAAGCGGATCCTGCCCATCGACGtgcaccagccccagcccctgggcgCTGGGAGCCTGGCGCCCCTGCCTGCCGATGCCCTGGTCTCCGCCTTCTGCCTAGAGGCTGTGAGTCCGGACCTTGCCAGCTTCCAGCGGGCCCTGGACCACATCACCACACTGCTGAGGCCTGGGGGGCACCTCCTCCTCATCGGGGCCCTGGAGGAGTCATGGTACCTGGCTGGGGAGGCCAGGCTGGCAGTGGTGCCAGTGCGtgaggaggaggtgagggaggccCTGGTGCGTAGCAGCTATGAGGTGAGGGATCTGCGCACCTACATCATGCCTTCCCACCTTCGGACAGGCGTAGATGATGTCAAGGGCATCTTCTTCGCCTGGGCCCGGAAGAAGGTGGGGGTGTGA